In one Chitinophaga sancti genomic region, the following are encoded:
- a CDS encoding lmo0937 family membrane protein, protein MGSLLYIIAVILIIGWLLGFFVYSAGGLIHILLVIAIIAILLQVIRGAS, encoded by the coding sequence ATGGGAAGTCTGTTATATATTATTGCAGTAATACTTATTATCGGTTGGTTGTTAGGCTTCTTTGTGTATTCCGCAGGTGGTTTAATTCACATCCTGTTGGTAATAGCCATAATAGCCATTCTATTACAGGTGATAAGAGGGGCCAGTTGA
- a CDS encoding S1C family serine protease, translated as MNDINLIRDIERYLEGDMNMQEKTAFEKLCQSDPVVNEQLKAHRHITAQLESYGRRLALQEKMDHIHASIDMDMLRDAAAPAPARVITFRRRLLTNVAAAACIALVTSLSTIALIQKANRQKTTAQYEDVRRVLNNIQRSQNALINDINSKKRVPANPGTYGGTGFAITDNGYVVTNYHVVAGADSIYIQNTKGEAYKATSVFEDISSDLAILKITDSTFRSQPIPYAVKFQKALRGEKVFTLGYPRDEIVYGEGYISAQTGFNGDSAAYQVSIPVNPGNSGAPLMDAKGDVVGIVTGKQTTADGIAFAVKSAQLKRLLEEMPKEKMGKWNHKNRLENLTRVEQIKKLEDFVYMVKVYN; from the coding sequence ATGAATGATATTAATTTAATACGTGACATTGAACGCTATCTGGAAGGCGACATGAATATGCAGGAAAAAACTGCATTCGAAAAGTTGTGCCAGTCCGACCCGGTAGTAAATGAGCAGTTGAAAGCCCATCGGCATATTACGGCACAGCTGGAAAGCTACGGCCGCAGATTGGCGCTACAGGAGAAAATGGATCATATCCATGCCTCCATCGATATGGATATGCTGCGGGATGCAGCTGCCCCGGCACCAGCCAGGGTAATCACCTTCCGCAGAAGGCTGCTGACAAACGTTGCAGCTGCTGCCTGCATCGCACTCGTTACTTCGCTTTCCACCATCGCCCTCATCCAGAAAGCAAACAGGCAAAAGACCACCGCTCAATACGAAGATGTAAGAAGAGTGCTTAATAATATTCAGCGCTCTCAAAACGCCCTCATCAACGACATCAATAGCAAAAAGAGAGTACCTGCCAACCCCGGCACTTACGGAGGCACAGGTTTTGCCATTACTGACAATGGCTACGTAGTGACTAACTACCATGTGGTAGCAGGTGCAGACTCTATCTATATCCAGAATACAAAAGGTGAAGCGTACAAAGCAACCAGCGTATTCGAAGACATCTCAAGCGATCTGGCAATCTTAAAGATCACAGACAGCACTTTCAGAAGCCAGCCAATTCCTTACGCCGTAAAGTTCCAGAAAGCCCTGCGCGGCGAAAAAGTCTTTACCCTCGGCTATCCCCGTGATGAAATCGTTTATGGAGAAGGTTATATCAGCGCACAAACCGGTTTCAACGGTGACTCCGCCGCTTACCAGGTATCCATTCCTGTAAATCCGGGTAACAGTGGCGCGCCGCTCATGGATGCAAAAGGTGATGTAGTAGGTATCGTAACGGGCAAACAAACTACTGCCGATGGAATTGCTTTTGCAGTGAAATCAGCACAGCTGAAACGCCTGCTGGAAGAAATGCCTAAAGAAAAGATGGGTAAATGGAATCACAAAAATCGTTTGGAGAACCTGACCCGCGTAGAACAGATCAAAAAGTTGGAAGACTTCGTATATATGGTGAAAGTCTATAACTGA
- a CDS encoding RNA polymerase sigma factor: protein MKHNLNIERDRELLLGLTRNDDKALSTIYVENFPAVLRMVLQHKGSEDDAKDLFQEAMIILYEKAQTSEFDLYSKLKTYLYAICRHLWLKKLQSGSWQLSLPEELEEVLPADNHMEDHDKKDEQFRIMEQSMGSMGEPCKTILEDYYIRKLSMADIAEKFGYTNAENAKNQKYKCLMRLKKLFFDKYKL, encoded by the coding sequence GTGAAGCATAATCTGAACATAGAAAGGGATCGGGAATTATTACTGGGCCTGACCCGGAATGACGATAAAGCACTGTCTACCATCTACGTGGAAAACTTTCCGGCCGTATTAAGGATGGTATTACAGCACAAAGGTTCTGAGGATGATGCGAAAGATCTTTTCCAGGAGGCCATGATCATACTGTATGAAAAAGCACAGACCAGTGAATTTGATCTATACAGTAAGCTCAAAACCTACTTATACGCCATCTGTCGTCACCTCTGGCTCAAAAAGCTCCAGTCAGGCAGCTGGCAGCTCTCCCTGCCGGAAGAACTGGAAGAAGTACTGCCGGCAGACAACCACATGGAAGACCATGATAAAAAGGACGAACAGTTCCGCATCATGGAGCAATCTATGGGTAGCATGGGAGAACCCTGCAAAACCATCCTGGAAGATTATTATATCAGGAAACTCTCTATGGCAGATATAGCAGAGAAATTCGGGTACACCAACGCGGAAAATGCGAAGAATCAGAAGTACAAGTGCCTGATGCGATTGAAGAAACTCTTTTTTGATAAATATAAATTATAG
- a CDS encoding carboxypeptidase-like regulatory domain-containing protein — protein sequence MKQLPLLLLLVFCSLLAEKSQAQVTLTGTIVDKENGLVLPYASITNKTTGRRAYSDKGGFYKISAKKGDMVVFGFLGYNPDSLVVKAESGVETREVHLVVESRQLHGVEVSTKFTPYQLDSINRRDQFGYILDNPDKPLAGGSTPVGAGIVFSPFTRYSRKEKQKREFKKIYAKAEKDKYIDSRFTPLFVSRVTSLKGDSLRLFMGQNYPDYDTLRMMPTEDLMYWITDKYKAWKKK from the coding sequence ATGAAACAATTGCCCTTATTGCTCCTGCTGGTATTTTGCAGTTTATTGGCAGAAAAGAGCCAGGCACAGGTTACGCTGACCGGTACGATCGTAGACAAGGAGAATGGATTGGTATTACCATATGCAAGTATTACCAACAAGACTACGGGGCGAAGAGCCTACTCTGATAAGGGCGGTTTTTATAAGATATCAGCGAAGAAGGGGGATATGGTGGTATTTGGGTTCCTGGGATATAACCCGGATAGCCTGGTTGTGAAAGCTGAGAGTGGAGTAGAGACAAGGGAAGTTCACCTGGTAGTAGAGAGCCGTCAATTGCATGGGGTAGAGGTAAGTACGAAGTTTACGCCTTATCAGCTGGATTCTATTAACAGAAGGGATCAGTTTGGGTACATCCTGGATAATCCTGACAAGCCATTGGCAGGTGGTAGTACACCTGTAGGCGCAGGGATTGTGTTTAGTCCGTTTACCCGGTATTCAAGGAAGGAGAAGCAGAAGCGTGAGTTTAAGAAGATTTATGCGAAGGCAGAGAAAGATAAATACATTGATTCCAGGTTTACGCCACTATTTGTGAGCAGGGTAACTAGTTTGAAAGGAGATAGTCTGAGGTTGTTTATGGGGCAGAATTACCCGGATTATGATACGCTGAGGATGATGCCGACGGAGGATCTGATGTACTGGATCACAGATAAGTATAAGGCCTGGAAGAAGAAGTAG
- a CDS encoding aldose 1-epimerase, producing the protein MFSIQSIHQAGFDIIVLIDGDSGTRAEIIPAHSALLHAFKIPYGEGFLNIIDSYESLEDYQVNLPEYYKSAKLSPFACRIPAGTYRWEEQEYTIGKTLSKSGSAIHGLLYDVPFEIVGQEANEKGAVLTLRHTYTGNDAGYPFPYDCEVKYHLEPGQQLRISTFILNNAEVAIPVMDGWHPYFSTGTPVDELELQFASEQIVEFNAQLIPTGNVLPYDRFLEARSLAGIPLDNSFLLDFSRHSALATLRDPQKRVLIHFFPEPCYPILQVYIPAHRNSIAIEHLTGAPNAFNNGMGLVTLEPGEERVFSTAITAVAY; encoded by the coding sequence ATGTTTTCTATTCAATCTATCCACCAGGCAGGTTTTGACATCATCGTTCTCATCGACGGTGATAGCGGCACGCGGGCAGAAATTATTCCGGCACACAGCGCACTGCTGCACGCCTTTAAAATACCGTATGGAGAAGGCTTTCTGAATATCATTGATAGTTATGAGAGCCTGGAAGACTACCAGGTAAATCTTCCTGAATATTATAAAAGTGCAAAGCTAAGCCCTTTTGCCTGTCGTATTCCGGCTGGTACCTACCGGTGGGAGGAGCAGGAATATACGATTGGAAAAACACTTTCCAAATCTGGTAGTGCTATTCATGGTTTGCTCTACGATGTGCCGTTTGAGATAGTAGGCCAGGAGGCGAATGAAAAGGGTGCTGTGCTGACATTGCGCCATACCTATACAGGGAATGATGCGGGTTACCCGTTCCCATATGACTGTGAGGTGAAGTATCACCTGGAACCTGGTCAGCAGCTGCGCATCTCTACTTTTATCCTGAATAATGCGGAAGTGGCCATTCCTGTCATGGATGGCTGGCACCCTTATTTTAGTACCGGTACCCCGGTCGATGAGCTTGAACTGCAGTTTGCTTCGGAACAAATAGTAGAATTTAATGCGCAACTGATACCAACCGGTAATGTGCTGCCTTATGACCGCTTCCTGGAAGCGCGCAGCCTGGCAGGTATTCCGCTGGATAACAGTTTCCTGCTGGATTTTAGCAGGCATAGTGCCCTGGCTACACTGCGGGATCCGCAGAAGCGGGTATTGATCCATTTTTTCCCGGAACCCTGTTATCCGATCTTACAGGTTTATATCCCTGCTCACCGCAACAGTATTGCGATTGAGCACCTTACAGGGGCGCCCAATGCCTTTAATAACGGCATGGGCCTGGTGACCCTGGAACCCGGTGAAGAAAGGGTATTCAGCACAGCCATCACAGCCGTAGCATATTAA
- the xylA gene encoding xylose isomerase, whose translation MSITIGNKEYFKGIGKIAYEGPQSNNPFAYKWYDENRKIGGKTMKELFKFAVSYWHTFCGTGGDPFGPGTKQFPWLTAPDAVQSAKEKMDAAFEFITKLGLPYYCFHDVDLVDEGANIAEYESRMQAIVEYAKEKQKASGVKLLWGTANVFSNPRYMNGASTNPDFAAVAYAGTQVKNSLDATIALGGENYVFWGGREGYMTLLNTDMKREQEHLAKFLSIARDYARKQGFKGTFFIEPKPCEPTKHQYDYDSATVIGFLRHYGLDKDFKLNIEVNHATLAGHTFQHELQVAVDGGFLGSIDANRGDTQNGWDTDQFPMNLNDLIEAMLVILPAGGFAGGGVNFDAKARRNSTDLEDIFHAHIGGIDSFARAAIVAEKILEQSPYNQFRKDRYASFDSGKGKEFEDGRLSLEDLRSFAIANGEPKMTSGRQEWLENIINQYI comes from the coding sequence ATGAGCATTACAATCGGAAACAAAGAGTACTTCAAAGGTATTGGCAAAATCGCCTATGAAGGTCCTCAGTCAAACAATCCATTTGCTTACAAATGGTACGATGAGAACAGAAAGATCGGTGGTAAAACCATGAAGGAATTATTCAAGTTCGCAGTGTCTTACTGGCACACCTTCTGCGGAACTGGTGGAGACCCATTCGGTCCGGGCACCAAACAATTCCCATGGCTCACAGCTCCGGATGCTGTACAGAGTGCAAAAGAGAAGATGGATGCAGCGTTTGAATTCATCACCAAACTGGGTCTTCCTTACTACTGCTTCCACGATGTGGACCTGGTAGATGAAGGTGCGAACATCGCAGAATACGAAAGCCGTATGCAGGCAATCGTTGAGTATGCAAAAGAAAAACAAAAAGCCAGTGGCGTAAAACTGCTCTGGGGTACTGCGAATGTATTCAGCAATCCCCGTTATATGAACGGTGCCAGTACCAACCCTGACTTTGCTGCTGTTGCATACGCTGGTACACAGGTAAAGAACTCCCTGGATGCAACTATTGCACTGGGTGGTGAAAATTATGTATTCTGGGGTGGCCGTGAAGGTTATATGACCCTGCTGAATACTGACATGAAACGTGAGCAGGAGCACCTGGCAAAATTCCTGAGTATAGCGCGTGATTACGCACGTAAACAAGGTTTTAAGGGTACCTTCTTCATTGAGCCTAAACCATGTGAGCCTACCAAGCACCAGTACGATTACGATTCTGCAACCGTGATTGGTTTTCTCCGTCATTATGGCCTGGACAAGGATTTCAAACTGAACATCGAAGTGAACCATGCTACACTGGCGGGTCATACCTTCCAGCATGAACTGCAGGTAGCGGTAGATGGTGGTTTCCTGGGTAGCATCGATGCAAACCGTGGAGATACTCAGAATGGCTGGGATACTGACCAGTTCCCAATGAACCTGAATGACCTGATCGAAGCGATGCTGGTAATTTTGCCAGCAGGTGGATTTGCAGGTGGTGGTGTGAACTTCGATGCGAAAGCACGTCGTAACTCTACTGACCTGGAAGATATCTTCCATGCACACATTGGCGGCATCGATTCATTTGCCCGTGCTGCGATCGTGGCAGAAAAGATCCTGGAACAGTCTCCTTACAATCAATTCCGTAAAGACCGTTATGCATCATTTGACAGCGGTAAAGGAAAGGAATTCGAAGATGGAAGACTGAGCCTGGAAGATCTGCGCAGCTTTGCAATCGCTAACGGCGAACCAAAGATGACCAGTGGCAGACAGGAATGGCTGGAGAATATCATCAATCAGTATATCTAG
- a CDS encoding CsbD family protein, whose protein sequence is MDTLQIKGAWNEIKGKIKQQYADLTDDDLLYEEGQEDRLIGKIQQKLGKSREEVIKMLKSV, encoded by the coding sequence ATGGATACTTTACAAATTAAAGGTGCCTGGAACGAGATTAAGGGCAAGATCAAGCAGCAATACGCAGACCTGACAGACGATGATCTGCTGTACGAAGAAGGACAGGAAGACCGTCTGATCGGTAAGATCCAGCAGAAGCTGGGCAAGAGCAGGGAGGAAGTTATTAAAATGCTTAAATCTGTGTAA